The following DNA comes from Henckelia pumila isolate YLH828 unplaced genomic scaffold, ASM3356847v2 CTG_461:::fragment_3, whole genome shotgun sequence.
CCACTTTCAAGAGGTACATCTTTTAAGAGAATGCATCATCGTTGACATTTTCGGTTTTCCTAAGCTTTGGAAGCACGTTAATGCTTTTGTTTTTACCTTAGATTCCCCGCTACTTCTCAAACTTTGTGTACATGGATTGGATTTTAGTTTCATTCTTAATTTTCAGTTTTCTGCCTCATGATCTTACAGCTTTATTGTTATTTGCATACAGTAGATCATTTAAAGTAGTAAAATTTGGCTCTGTTCCAAATCGGTGATGGATCTGAATCAGGGGTTTCAAAGGTGGTTGTGATTGAATGGGTGCAGATAGATCAAAAATTGGTATGTTGAGAGTGTAGCCTTTTATTCAGATCTGGACTTAACATCTAGATTCTAACAAGCAAATAAAAGAGGAAAAGACAGAAAATATATTAACTGAATGGAAGATGGTAAGTGAAACACCTTTCAAATGTTAGAAAGGAGGAAAACAAGACTGCAACCGACAAAGAGTATAAAAGGGGATGGGGGCAATGAGTTGAATAAAATGAAGGTTGTGGGATGTTGGAAAATTTGTTATGGACAAATGGATGGTGAATGAGGCTTTATGCTCATTGTctcacattgataaaatgtgggAATAAATTGCACTATATAATGTCAAAGTTTAGACAATGGGTTGGGGGCCTAAGGAGTACCCATGTTTGTTAAAGGGAGCGGACCTAGTctaggctaggttcgaaccattaGCCACACGCGCGCCGCCGCCGTCCGGCCGGCTGGGCTGGCTTTTGACATGAATATAACTTTTTTGGATATTTTATTTTGCTTCCGAATCAGTGCAACCATCCAACTCGAATCAGTGCAACTTTTCGTGTGAACGGGCACGACTTTTGGTCCGAAACAGTGCGTCCTTTCGGCTGAACAGGTGCATCTCTTCAGACCGAACCATTGCAACTTTTCGGCCATGCATGCATCGAAGGGGTGCAACCGTCCGAGGCAGCCTTccaacgtctataaatagaTAGCCCCTGCATTCATTCGAACTTACCAATTCACTCATTCTTTCTTCTCTTGTCTTGCATAGAGAGTTCTGATCTCTCTTGTTTCTCTTCATAAAAGAGTTTCTTTAAAGCACTTTGTGTTCGAAGTTCTTTGGGTTTGCAGTGCTGCTACTCAAAGTTGTAAAGCGTTCTATCTTGGAAGACACTTTGCACAATCCCGTTAGCACCTAGGCGGGGCAAATTTTGTCTTAAAGaaaaagagttaaactcttAGCTCGCTGTTTTGATCGTGTGGTTGCAAGTGGTGAAATTTGTCGCTACAAGTTTAAGACAAAATTTTCGTTTCATGGCTACTGATCCATCTGCCAGTATTACGCCCCCACCACCGCCCCCTGTTACGCCACCACCACATGATACGCCGCCGCCACCTACGGCCCCTGCTTGTACTGCCCATGCCGAGAAACCTGAGAAGTTCTCCGGTACTGACTTCAAAACATGGCAGCAGAAGATGTTGTTTTACCTCACAACACTTCATCTTGCGAGGTTTCTGAAGGAAGTCGTTGCTGTTCCGGCACCGGATGCTGACACACAAACAAGGTCTGCTTTCGATGCATGGTGTCACAGCGACTTCTTGTGCCGAAACTACATACTGAATGGGTTGGACAATACACTGTATAGTGTATATTCTGCAACCAAGACTGCTAAGGAACTATGGGAATCCTTGGAGAAAAAATATAAGACCGAGGATGCTGGCACAAAGAAATTTGTAGTCGAAAAGTTTCTTGAGTTCAAAATGGTTGATACCAAGATGGTGATTAGCCAAGTGCAAGAGTTCCAAATCATCATCCATGATATAATGGCCGAAGGGATGATGATCAGTGAGTCCTTCCAAGTTGCTGCTATAATCGAGAAGCTTCCTCTTTTATGGAAAGACTTCAAGAATTATTTAAAGCATAAACGCAAGGAAATGGGGCTCGAGGACTTGATAGTAAGGCTGCGAATTGAGGAAGACAATCGCAAGTCGTAGAACAAAGCTGGTAAGATACCGATGGAAGCGAAGGCAAATTTGGTGGAGCCAAACGCTATGAAGAAAAGAAAGCATTTTGGAAAAGATGTGAAGCAAGGGAAGAACAAGAAATGGAAAGGAACATGTTGGAACTGTGGGAAGACGAACCACAAGGCCAAGGATTGTCGCTTACCGAAGAAGGACAATCAATACCGGGCAAATGTGGTCCAACACAAATCTGTGCCTATTGATTTGTCCGAGATAGATCTGTCAGCAGTGATCTTTGAGGCTAACATGGTTGATCATCCCAAAGAATGGTTTATCGACACTGGAGCTACACGACATGTCTGTGCTGACAAGGATCTATTCTCGAAGTATACTCCTATAAGTGGACGAGAGCTCTATATGGGTAACAATGCGACTTCTAAGATCGTTGGATTAGGCAAAGTGGTGATCAAGATGACTTCGGGAAAAGAGCTTACCCTCATCGATGTCCTCCATGTTCCGGACATAAGAAAGAATCTTGTATCAGGGTCTAGACTGGTCAAGGCCGGATTTAAAATAGTGTTTGAAGCCGGCAAAGTTGTAATCATGAAAAATGGACAGTTCCTAGGAAAAGGATATATAGAAAAGGGACTGTTCAAAATGAATGTAATGACTGTACTTCGTGATCTTGAAAGTAATAAAGTTAATGCTTTGAATTACTTGGTtgaatgttctaatttatggcatactagattaggacatgttaacttcaacactTTGAGAAAACTTGGGAAATTAAATCTTATTCCAAGAACTAAGATTGATTCAAACTACAAATGTGAAATATGTGTTGAAGCTAAATTAACTAAAGTACATTTTCACACCGTGGAAAGAAGTACAATACCTCTAGAACTAATTCACACTGATGTTTGTGATTTAAAGTTTGTGCAAACTAGAGGTGGAAAAAAGTACTTTATTACATTCATAGATGATTGCACAAGATTCTGTTATGTGTTTCTTTTAAGAAGCAAAGATGAAGCTCTTGAATCATTTAAGACCTATAagaatgaagttgaaaatcaattaGGCAAAAGAATCAAGAAAATTTGTAGTGATAGAGGAGGTGAATATGTTGCTCcatttgaagaattttgcaCTAAATCTGgcattattcatcaaacaagTGCTCCTTATTCACCACAATCTAATGGTGTTGCGGAAAGAAAAAACCGTACTctgaaagaaatgatgaatgcCATGCTAATAAGTTCTGGACTTCCCCAAAACTTGTGGGGGGAAGCAATACTTTCGGCAAATCATATTCTTAACAAAATTCCacataaaaagaaaaatgaaactcCTTACGAATTGTGGAAAGGACATAAGCCCTCatacaaatacttgaaagtgtgggggtgtttggcgaaagtagaaataccaaagccaaaacaagtgAAGATTGGACCTAAGACTGTAGATTGCATCTTCATTGGATATGCAAACAACAGTAGTGCATATAGATTCCTAGTGCACAAGTCAGTGATTCCTGATATATATGAAAATACCATTATTGAATCAAGGAATGCTGCATTTTTTGAGAACGTCTTTCCTTGTAacgaaggaaaagaaaagagatcTTCAAAAAGAGTTCATGAATCCAATAATGAGGAAACTCATGAAAACGAAGAACCAAGGCGTAGTAAGAGAGCTAAAATAGCTAAAActtttggtcctgattttcttagttatgctatagaaaatgatccaaggaccttaagCGAAGCGTTATCTAGTCCTGACGCTCCGCTTTGGAAAGAGGCCATAAAAAGCgaaatagattccatcatgcaaaATCATACTTGGGAGTTAGTAGATCTCCCACCGGGAAGCAAAACtttaggatgcaaatggatcctaaaaagaaaatacaaagctgatggatctgttgaaaaatacaaagcaaggtTAGTGGCCAAAGGATTTAGACAAAAATAAGAGTTGGATTTCTTCGACACTTATTCACCTGTTACAAGAATAACGTTTATTCGAGTACTTATAGCAATTTCTGCTTTAAATAATCTCGAAattcatcaaatggatgttaaaacggcctttttaaatggtgagttagaggaagaaatatatatggcaCAACCTGAAGGATTCATTGCTCCCGGTCAAGAAAAGAAAGTGTGTCAACTCAttaaatcattgtatgggctcAAACAAGCTCCTAAACAATGGCACGAAAAGTTTAACAAAACAATGATGTCAAATGGATTCAAGATTAATGAGtgtgataaatgtgtttatataaAAGGCACACATGActcatatgtaattgtttgtctATATGTAGACGACATGCTCATAATGGGTAGTAATCATGATATCATCATGAAAACTAAAAAAATGTTGAcaaaacattttgatatgaaagataTGGGAGAAGCTGACgttatcttaggaattaagatTGTAAAAGCGCCTGAAGGAATTATCCTAACACAATCTCATTACATTGAGAAAGTACTTAGGAAATTCAACGCATATGACGTCACACCGTTAAAATCACCCGTGGATTTAAGTTtacatttatccaaaaatcgagGTGAACCCGTATCTCAACAGCAATATGCAAGGATAATTGGGAGTCTAATGTATATTACAAATTGTACTCGTCCTGATATTgcatactcaataaataaattgagtagaTTTACAAGTAATCCTAGTAATGATCATTGGAAAGCGTTGGAAAgagtatttaaatacttaaagtaTTCAATGGACTATGGATTACATTATGCAACATATCCTTCCGTACTAGAAGGATActgtgatgcaaattggatatCCGACACAAAAGATTCTAAATCCacaagtggatatgtgttcatcATCGGTGGAGGAGCTGTGTCGTGGAAATCCTCAAAACAAACGTGTATAGCTTTTTCCACAATGGAATCGGAATTCATAGCTTTAGACAAAGCGGAAGAAGAAGCGGAATGACTTCGTAATTTTCTAGAAGATATTCCGTGTTGGACGAAACCAGTGCCAGCAATTATGATACATTGCGATAGTCAGTCGGCTATTGGTAgggcacaaagtagtatgtataatggtaagtcaAGACACATACGTCGAAGACATAATACCATTAGGCAGTTGATCTCAAATGGAGTTATCGCAgttgattatgtaaaatcaaaagataacttaGCGGATCCGTTGACAAAAGGTTTAGGGAGAGATCAAgtaaactgcttatcaagaggaatgagattaaaacctacaaaattaaagaatattcATAGCGGAAACCCAACCTTGTAgattggagatcccaagatcttggttcaatgggaaaATCAAGTTATGAATGTTAAAATGTGGGAATAAATTGCACTATATAATGTCAAAGTTTAGACAATGGGTTGGGGCCCCAAGAGGTACCCATGTTTGTTAAAGGGAGCGGACCTAGTctaggctaggttcgaaccattagccacacgcgcgcgcgcgccgcCGCCGCCGTCCGTCCGACCGGCCGACCGGCCGGCACGGCACGGTCACGGGCACGGGCATGGGCTGGGCTGGCTTTGACATGAATATAACTTTTTtggacaaaaattaattaaatattttattttgcttcCGAATCAGTGCAACCATCCAGCTCGAATCAGTGCAACTTTTCGTGTGAACGGGCACGACTTTTGGTCCGAAACAGTGCGTCCTTTCGGCTGAACAGGTGCATCTCTTCAGACCGAACCATTGCAACTTTTCGGCCATGCATGCATCGAAGGGGTGCAACCGTCCGAGGCAGCCTTccaacgtctataaatagaTAGCCCCTGCATTCATTTGAACTTACCAATTCACTCATTCTTTCTTCTCTTGTCTTGCATAGAGAGTTTTGATCTCTCTTGTTTCTCTTCATAAAAGAGTTTCTTTAAAGCACTTTGTGTTCGAAGTTCTTTGGGTTTGCAGTGCTGCTACTCAAAGTTGTAAagcgttctatcttgggagaCACTTTGCACAATCCCGTTAGCATCTAGGTGGGGCAAATTTTGTCTTAAAGaaaaagagttaaactcttGGCTCGCTGTTTTGATCGTGTGGTTGCAAGTGGTGAAATTTGTCGCTACATGGGATTCAATCAACaagtttttaaaacatttttgtAATATTCTAAcatgttattaattattaaatatataaaggTGTGTATACATGACTTGCGAACTATTGAACAAACTGACTTGGACTTGAAACTAATTTCAAGCGTGTACAAACTTAACTCAAATTATTATCAAATATAATGCAAGTTCACTTGGAAAACTCGTTAACCAGTCTGGTTTTTATACACCACTATTTGAAATGCATAGGCTGAGTTGGAGGATCGATTTTTAATTGCAGACGTATGCCTTTGTTGATTTACATTCTGTTTGGAATTTCTTGTGCTGTAAGAGAAATTATTTCTAGTTCACCCATTCAGAGTTTGTTGTGCACCACTTGCATTGTTATATCATACATAAAGTAAAGAGTTCATAAAATTGAATGTGTAGAAGTTGTGCATATCCTGTTAAGTAATCAATTGTCTTAGAACTTTTAATTCAGAATTTCTTTTGGGAAACATATTTTTGCTCCAGGAGCTATGGATGGATggaatggatgttaaaagtttaCATTTATGAAGAGGGAGAAAGACCTATTTTTCATGAGCCTCATCTTTACGGGATTTACTCATCCGAAGGATGGTTTTTAAAGTTGATGGAAGAAAACAGACAATTTGTGACGAAGGATCCTGAAAAAGCTCATTTGTTCTACCTACCATACAGTGCTCGCCAGTTACAGACGGCTCTCTACGTCCCAAACTCGCATAATCTGAGGCCCTTATCAATCTTTCTTAGGGACTATGTGAACATGCTGGCTGCAAAATATCCATTCTGGAATCGGACTCATGGCTCAGATCATTTTCTTGTTGCTTGCCATGACTGGGTACTGTGATTTGCTGACATGAACACTAACTCACACAGACTATATATAAAAACAGCATTGTAGGCAGCTGTTATTTCAGTTTGCACCAAGAAGTCTGGCATCATTCAACAATTTAGCCAACTGcaaatttatttagttttatgtTTATGCAATTTGAATCACTTTCCAATACCATATCTGCTATCCTTCAGAATCATGCTtcagtatttgattttaaatgctTGCATTATGTAAGACATTCAACTTGCTTCATTAATATAAGGAGTGTCAATCATGTCTGGTAAACTGAGGCTCAGCAAACCATTTAAACTGCTTCGACACTGCTCTGAGCGTTTTACATTGTATTTTTATTCTCAATGATGCCAGAGCATGGAAATGTTGTTTTAGCATATTTAATTGCGATTTATAACTAGAATACTGTATGTTTTCTGCTGTTGAGCCATGCTTATAATTATCTATGTGGTCTAGGGTCGCAGGAGTTGATTGTTGCCTAAATTTAATTGTACCTTTTCATTTGTCTCAACTTTCTCTGTTGCATTATCACTTCACAGGGTCCTTACACTTTAGTCCTGCATGAGGAGCTTGCAAGAAACACTATTAAAGCTTTGTGCAACGCAGATGCGTCTGAGAGGATCTTTATTGCAGGAAAGGATGTGTCGTTGCCCGAAACTACCATAAGGAATCCTAAAAGGCCCCTTAGGAACGTTGGTGGGAAAAGGGTGTCACAGCGTCCAATTCTTGCGTTTTATGCAGGACGCATGCATGGCAGGGTTCGTCCGATACTTCTCAAGTACTGGGGCGACAAGGATGATGATATGCGGATTTATGGGCCATTGCCTAATAGAGTATCAAGAAACATGTCTTACCCCGAGCATATGAAATCCAGTAAATACTGCCTTTGTCCCATGGGATTTGAAGTCAACAGTCCAAGAATCGTCGAGGCCATATATTATGAGTGTGTTCCTGTCATTATAGCTGATAATTTTGTTCCTCCCTTCAGTGAAGTTCTCGATTGGGATGCCTTTTCAGTCACTGTTGCTGAGAAGGATATCCCAAAGTTGAAGGAGATACTCGTATCCATCCCGTTGAGACGGTATCTTGTCATGCAAACAAATGTGAAGATGCTGCAGAAGCATTTCCACTGGAATGCAAGACCAATCCGATATGATCTGTTCCATATGATTCTTCATTCTATATGGTCTAGCAGGCTTAATCAGATTCAGATACCCCATTCGTCGTGAGCTTCGTGAGGTATTTTCATGTGGGATTTGCTGTTGAAGCAAGAAATAAGCTTGGATAGAGGTAGTTCGATCTTTTATATTTCCCTGGGCAATTCATTTTCAAGGGCCTATACATTGTGACAGGTGAAGGCAAAAACATACGATAACTAGGCCTATTTCGGGTCCTCGTTTCCTTATCTACCGAAATATGTTCACACAATTGCTGATCTTTACGTCGAAACTGTGAAATGCCACATCGAATGCGTTTGCTTAGTAGCATGAACATGTTAGCACGAATTTTGTCACTTGTAACAATGGCAGATTGAGAGTTGCATCCCGAATTCGTCGTCTTTTACGAGTCTGCAGGACTTATCTGCGCATCAGGTCAGTGTTGAGTTCTGCAACCGGCCGTGGATAAAATTTCAGGTATCACGAGTCTTGTAAATATATTTAGAATATTTCTTGAATACTACATCGTCTTCTTTGGGCAATTTCTTGAGGAAAAGCGTTTGCATTTGGATTTTGCTTCATGACCTAAGCCATTCAGGAgctatatcattttttttttccttctttcgTCAAGTAATTAGAATTGGTTTGATGCTTCTTTATGTTTTCAGATGATTATTAATTCTTGTTTTAATTCAAACTTCTTTGGGGATTTGACAAGTAGTATCAAATCTCAAATATTGTCGCAACATGTCTTTTGTTATTAGTGGTTATATAATTGACTAGGAAAATTATGaaattcataaatttaaattatcaacaacaataatatcagtAAATAAGAAGAAGAGGGCTAATAGAGAAGGATTTAAAGAATCTTACAATTTCACATATCATTTAAAATATCgatcataaaatatatattttattgttggTATTTCAAACCTTGATCATGTaaagtatataatatatatatatatatatatatatatatatatatatattagaattattgtagtatttcaTTTAATTATGAAGACTAATTAATGTACTGCAAATAAATattagaaaaattcaaagaaagtcTAGACATTTTGAATGATGAATAATGGgataaataaaatagatatatgataatagtttaaaaaatatcgataaaattacttaaatataaaattaagtgAAGATATAGGACAAATGAAATGGATTAAAAACTCTTGAAAgtgtataataataataataataataataataataataataataataataataataataataataataataataataatgagatATTAATTCGTAACaaaaacttttatttatttattttatttatttttttggttggGGGCGGAGGAGGTTGTGTTTATTTAACAGAGTTATCAATTAGATGTTAAATCACTAACAAACATTTCGTTCGCGTGGAGAATTTCTGTTCTATGTCCAATTGACCTATTCTGCCACCGCTCCTCACGAAAGAATGAAGTGGtcgaatttttttaacaaaacatTTGATTCTCATTTCCTTTGAACTGAGGAGTAATTTCATTaaatttcttgaacgtattgaCATCGTTGGTTTCATGTCTCGAATTTCAATAATTA
Coding sequences within:
- the LOC140871629 gene encoding probable glycosyltransferase At5g03795 → MAKLLLRLIVVLIFRIDWKKLFFVGAVLTIISIVIQISSLPYPLDEWIFQPPTSVSSYKQINTGVHLGKTDPLPVHSHHETTQDAPVADSLNSSMELNQSMISSAKEDRAPRRRRRRRRSNVKSIDIVTPPSSPSFVKKLPSHLLRYLSSLKPDDALAFAKRDIENATLVNDDDPELYAPLFRNISTFKRSYGWMEWMLKVYIYEEGERPIFHEPHLYGIYSSEGWFLKLMEENRQFVTKDPEKAHLFYLPYSARQLQTALYVPNSHNLRPLSIFLRDYVNMLAAKYPFWNRTHGSDHFLVACHDWGPYTLVLHEELARNTIKALCNADASERIFIAGKDVSLPETTIRNPKRPLRNVGGKRVSQRPILAFYAGRMHGRVRPILLKYWGDKDDDMRIYGPLPNRVSRNMSYPEHMKSSKYCLCPMGFEVNSPRIVEAIYYECVPVIIADNFVPPFSEVLDWDAFSVTVAEKDIPKLKEILVSIPLRRYLVMQTNVKMLQKHFHWNARPIRYDLFHMILHSIWSSRLNQIQIPHSS